A portion of the Pseudarthrobacter defluvii genome contains these proteins:
- a CDS encoding PHP domain-containing protein: MDAVAALNEIAFWLERGRAATFKVQAFRKAAAAIEPLGPDEVALRARTGRLKSMKGIGDRTYAVIRQAVDGFVPDYLADLREKGAQPLASGGEDLRAALRGDLHSHSEWSDGGSPIELMVAAAEVLGREYVALTDHSPNLTIANGLSAERLLKQLDAVAGINSNGGATRLLTGIEVDILESGGLDQEPELLDRLDIVVASVHSKLRADRKTMTTRMLGGIQDPQTNVLGHCTGRLVEGSRGTRPPSEFDAKEVFAACAEHNVAVEINSRPERQDPPDALIQLALEAGCLFSIDSDAHAPGQLDFLQYGAERAARNDVPAERIITTWPVEKLLAWAGGK; encoded by the coding sequence ATGGATGCCGTCGCAGCCCTCAACGAGATTGCTTTCTGGCTGGAGCGCGGACGCGCCGCCACTTTCAAGGTCCAGGCCTTCCGCAAGGCGGCGGCCGCAATCGAGCCCCTTGGGCCTGATGAAGTGGCACTGCGTGCCCGCACCGGCCGGCTCAAGTCCATGAAGGGGATCGGTGACCGGACCTATGCGGTGATCCGGCAGGCCGTGGACGGGTTTGTCCCCGATTACCTCGCTGACCTCAGGGAGAAGGGGGCCCAGCCACTGGCATCCGGCGGGGAGGACCTCCGGGCGGCACTTCGGGGAGACCTGCACAGCCATAGCGAATGGTCCGACGGCGGCTCCCCCATTGAGCTGATGGTGGCTGCTGCAGAGGTGCTGGGCAGGGAATACGTGGCCCTGACCGACCACTCCCCCAACCTCACGATTGCCAACGGGCTGTCCGCCGAGCGCCTGCTGAAGCAACTGGATGCGGTGGCCGGCATCAACAGCAACGGCGGGGCCACCCGGCTCCTGACCGGGATCGAAGTGGACATCCTGGAGTCCGGTGGGCTGGACCAGGAGCCGGAACTGCTGGACCGGCTGGATATTGTGGTGGCCAGCGTCCATTCAAAGCTGCGCGCTGACCGGAAAACCATGACCACCCGGATGCTCGGCGGCATCCAGGACCCGCAGACCAACGTCCTGGGCCACTGCACAGGCCGCCTGGTGGAGGGCTCCCGCGGGACCCGGCCGCCGTCGGAGTTCGACGCCAAGGAGGTCTTCGCAGCTTGCGCCGAGCACAACGTCGCCGTGGAAATCAATTCCCGCCCGGAGCGGCAGGACCCGCCCGACGCCCTGATCCAGCTGGCGCTGGAGGCGGGGTGCCTGTTCTCCATCGACAGTGATGCCCACGCACCGGGGCAGCTGGACTTCCTGCAGTACGGCGCGGAGCGGGCCGCCCGCAACGACGTCCCGGCTGAACGGATCATCACCACCTGGCCTGTGGAGAAGCTGCTCGCCTGGGCTGGTGGGAAGTAG
- a CDS encoding Asp23/Gls24 family envelope stress response protein has product MEYQNPQPVVPSRPAASPAPGPGRTVISETAVAKVAGIAARAVPGVYSLGSGPSRALGAIRDAVGSSDHAAGVHAEVGETQVAVDITLVASYGTPLHSLANDVRAAVYRAVEELVGLQVIEVNVEITDVYVPPPVKTTPPATTEREALL; this is encoded by the coding sequence ATGGAATACCAGAACCCACAACCCGTGGTGCCAAGCCGTCCCGCCGCAAGCCCGGCCCCGGGCCCCGGACGGACCGTTATTTCCGAGACTGCTGTGGCAAAGGTCGCCGGAATTGCCGCGCGGGCAGTTCCCGGCGTTTACTCCCTGGGTTCGGGTCCCTCCCGTGCCCTGGGCGCCATCCGCGACGCCGTCGGAAGCTCCGACCACGCCGCCGGGGTCCACGCTGAAGTGGGCGAAACCCAGGTAGCCGTGGACATCACCCTGGTGGCAAGCTACGGAACACCCCTGCACTCACTGGCCAATGACGTCCGCGCCGCTGTCTACCGCGCCGTCGAGGAACTGGTGGGCCTGCAGGTCATCGAGGTGAACGTGGAGATAACGGACGTCTACGTACCCCCGCCCGTCAAAACCACCCCGCCCGCCACCACCGAGCGGGAGGCACTGCTGTGA
- a CDS encoding glycoside hydrolase family 13 protein: MPDPSVPASGPAPSAWWADAVVYQIYPRSFADGNGDGMGDLRGVLDRLPYLERLGVDAIWLSPFYRSPQADGGYDVADYRQVDPLFGSLADFDAMLQEAHRRGFKVIVDLVPNHTSDEHAWFREALAAAPGSPQRDRYIFRDGKDEVPGSGDGRLAPNNWKSVFGGPAWSRVTDADGSPGQWYLHLFDTKQPDLNWENPEVQEEMRSVLRFWLDRGADGFRVDVAHGLVKEAGLPDWDGVAAMVEGTSGPRIESHLPGDAPHAHTDAEEPHRAVSPMYPPSPFFDQDGVHAIYRDWNQVLAEYGGDRMMVAEAWVEPAERLARYVRPDEMQQAFNFDFLLAGWDAERMADAIDASLAAAALVGAPCTWVLSNHDTVRHATRFGLTDPTTFPKGIGPDDEQPDAALGLARARAATLVALALPGSAYLYQGEELGLPEHTTLPAEARQDPTFFRTHGAEIGRDGCRVPLPWAGEEPGFGFSGGVSTGAPGPWLPQPKSFGPLAVDQQDGEEGSTLELYRAALAFRAAQRLGSGTVEWTDEHAPDSGLLAFRNGETVVLSNMGFSSAPVPEGYAVVLSSGPEPAEEWASMQEVPVDCTVYLQSVRHS; this comes from the coding sequence ATGCCAGACCCATCCGTTCCCGCATCCGGACCGGCCCCCTCTGCCTGGTGGGCCGACGCCGTCGTGTACCAGATCTACCCCCGCTCCTTCGCAGATGGCAACGGCGACGGCATGGGGGATCTGCGCGGTGTGCTGGACCGCCTGCCCTACCTTGAACGGTTGGGAGTGGATGCCATCTGGCTGTCCCCCTTCTACAGGTCGCCACAGGCCGACGGCGGCTACGACGTGGCGGACTACCGCCAGGTGGACCCGCTCTTCGGCTCCCTGGCGGACTTCGACGCGATGTTGCAGGAAGCTCACCGCCGCGGATTCAAAGTCATCGTGGACCTGGTTCCCAACCACACCTCGGACGAACACGCATGGTTCCGGGAGGCGCTGGCCGCGGCTCCTGGAAGCCCGCAACGGGACCGGTACATCTTCCGTGACGGCAAGGACGAAGTACCCGGCTCCGGGGACGGCAGGCTTGCACCGAACAACTGGAAGTCCGTGTTCGGCGGTCCGGCCTGGAGCCGGGTAACCGACGCGGACGGATCGCCCGGCCAGTGGTATCTCCACCTCTTCGACACCAAGCAGCCGGACCTGAACTGGGAGAACCCGGAAGTTCAGGAGGAGATGCGCTCGGTGCTGCGGTTCTGGCTGGACCGCGGGGCGGACGGCTTCCGGGTGGACGTTGCGCACGGCCTGGTGAAGGAGGCTGGGCTGCCAGACTGGGACGGCGTGGCTGCCATGGTTGAGGGAACATCAGGTCCCCGCATCGAGAGCCATCTGCCCGGGGATGCACCCCACGCCCACACCGACGCCGAGGAACCACACAGGGCAGTCTCCCCGATGTATCCGCCGTCGCCGTTCTTTGACCAGGACGGGGTACACGCAATCTACCGCGACTGGAACCAGGTCCTGGCCGAATACGGCGGAGACCGGATGATGGTTGCCGAGGCCTGGGTGGAACCGGCTGAGCGCCTTGCACGCTACGTCCGGCCCGATGAGATGCAGCAGGCCTTCAACTTCGATTTCCTGCTGGCCGGCTGGGATGCCGAACGCATGGCCGACGCCATCGACGCGTCGCTGGCAGCGGCAGCATTAGTTGGTGCTCCCTGTACGTGGGTACTCAGCAACCACGACACCGTGCGTCACGCCACCCGGTTCGGGCTGACAGACCCCACCACTTTCCCGAAGGGCATTGGCCCTGATGACGAACAGCCGGACGCAGCCCTGGGCCTGGCCCGCGCCCGCGCTGCCACGCTGGTTGCACTGGCGTTGCCGGGTTCGGCCTACCTTTACCAAGGTGAGGAATTGGGACTTCCGGAGCACACAACCCTCCCTGCGGAGGCCAGACAGGACCCGACATTTTTCCGGACCCACGGTGCCGAGATCGGGCGGGACGGATGCCGGGTCCCACTGCCGTGGGCAGGAGAAGAACCTGGCTTTGGTTTTTCTGGAGGGGTATCCACAGGAGCACCCGGGCCGTGGCTCCCGCAGCCGAAAAGCTTCGGCCCCCTGGCCGTCGACCAGCAGGACGGCGAGGAAGGCTCGACGCTGGAACTCTACCGCGCCGCATTGGCGTTCAGGGCGGCCCAGCGCCTGGGCAGCGGCACCGTGGAGTGGACTGACGAACACGCGCCGGACAGCGGTCTGCTGGCGTTCCGCAATGGGGAAACAGTGGTCCTGTCCAACATGGGCTTCTCCTCGGCCCCCGTGCCCGAAGGTTATGCCGTGGTCCTGTCCAGCGGTCCCGAACCCGCCGAAGAATGGGCCAGCATGCAGGAGGTCCCGGTGGACTGCACTGTTTATCTCCAAAGCGTCCGGCATTCCTAA
- a CDS encoding ABC transporter substrate-binding protein: protein MKTPRFLLPAATAGILALTLSACGGGGGGGSTGGGGGGSDASANLDGRGPITYVQGKDNSNVVRPLVDKWNAAHPNEKVTFKEQTDQADQQHDDLVQHFQAKQSDYDVVDVDVVWTAEFAAKGWLQPLKDKMAIDTSAMLKPTVDSATYKGTLYAAPQTSDGGILYYRKDLVPTPPKTWDEMMSMCSIAKQNNIGCYAGQFSKYEGLTVNASEAINSAGGSVLNKDGKPDLNTPEAKAGLGNLAKAYADGNIPKEAITYKEEDSRQAFQSGKLLFLRNWPYAFNLITTEGSSAVKDKTGLAALPGKDGPGASSLGGHNLATSVYSKNKATALDFMKFMTSAETEKFYATQGSLAPVLGSLYDDQELVAKLPYLPVLKTSIENAVPRPVTPFYPAVTKAIQDNAYSAIKGEKTVDNALSDMQKSIESAGAGS, encoded by the coding sequence ATGAAAACCCCGAGATTCCTGCTTCCGGCTGCCACGGCCGGCATCCTGGCCCTTACGTTGTCCGCCTGCGGCGGCGGAGGTGGAGGAGGCTCTACAGGCGGCGGCGGTGGCGGCAGTGACGCTAGCGCCAACCTCGACGGCCGCGGCCCCATCACCTATGTGCAGGGCAAGGACAACAGCAATGTGGTCCGCCCCCTGGTCGACAAGTGGAATGCCGCCCACCCGAATGAGAAGGTCACCTTCAAGGAACAGACGGACCAGGCCGACCAGCAGCACGATGACCTCGTGCAGCATTTCCAGGCCAAGCAGTCCGACTACGACGTTGTGGATGTGGACGTCGTCTGGACCGCTGAGTTCGCTGCCAAGGGCTGGCTGCAGCCCTTGAAGGACAAGATGGCGATCGACACCAGCGCCATGCTCAAGCCGACAGTGGACAGCGCAACCTACAAGGGCACCCTGTACGCAGCCCCGCAAACCTCCGATGGCGGCATCCTGTACTACCGGAAGGACCTGGTCCCCACCCCGCCCAAGACCTGGGACGAGATGATGAGCATGTGCTCCATCGCGAAGCAGAACAACATCGGGTGCTACGCGGGCCAGTTCAGCAAGTATGAGGGCCTCACGGTGAATGCCTCCGAGGCCATCAACTCGGCCGGCGGCTCGGTCCTCAACAAGGACGGCAAGCCGGACCTGAACACCCCCGAGGCCAAGGCCGGCCTGGGGAACCTCGCAAAGGCCTACGCGGATGGCAACATCCCCAAGGAAGCCATCACCTACAAGGAAGAGGACAGCCGCCAGGCATTCCAGAGCGGCAAGCTTCTGTTCCTGCGCAACTGGCCCTACGCCTTCAACCTGATCACCACTGAAGGCTCCTCTGCAGTGAAGGACAAGACGGGGCTGGCTGCACTCCCCGGCAAGGATGGACCCGGCGCTTCCTCACTGGGTGGCCACAACCTGGCTACCAGCGTGTACTCCAAGAACAAGGCCACTGCGCTGGACTTCATGAAGTTCATGACCTCGGCGGAAACCGAGAAATTCTACGCCACGCAGGGCTCGTTGGCTCCGGTTCTCGGATCGCTGTATGACGACCAGGAACTCGTTGCCAAGCTGCCCTACCTGCCGGTACTGAAGACGTCCATCGAGAACGCCGTTCCGCGTCCTGTGACGCCTTTCTACCCGGCTGTCACCAAGGCAATTCAAGACAATGCCTACTCCGCTATCAAGGGAGAAAAGACAGTGGATAACGCACTTTCCGACATGCAGAAGTCCATCGAATCCGCCGGTGCGGGATCGTAG
- a CDS encoding carbohydrate ABC transporter permease, whose translation MATELGPTPVKSPASGGTPVRHAPKGVGEDNRIASQGRWASWLLAPTIVALGIVIVYPIISAIVMSFQKDAGLDPATGLFTAGGPAGIQNYVNWLAQQCSSPDGGTVACPPGTLGGQFWSATATTFFFTVVTVAFETVLGFWMAMIMAREFRGRSLVRAAVLVPWAIPTAVTAKLWFFIFAFEGIANKLFNTTILWTGSEWPAKWAVVIADVWKTTPFMALLILAGLQMIPADVYEAAKVDGATAWQRFRLITLPLVKPALMVAILFRTLDALRMFDLPYILTGGANNTTTLSILVINQIRQGFNSAAALSTITFIIIFLVAFIFVRFLGANVVEQSGATGKGKK comes from the coding sequence ATGGCAACCGAACTAGGCCCGACGCCGGTCAAGTCACCGGCGTCGGGCGGTACCCCCGTCCGTCATGCGCCCAAGGGCGTGGGGGAGGACAACAGGATTGCAAGCCAGGGGCGCTGGGCGTCCTGGCTGCTTGCCCCCACCATCGTCGCCCTGGGCATCGTGATCGTTTACCCGATCATCAGTGCCATCGTCATGTCCTTCCAGAAGGACGCCGGCCTGGATCCAGCCACCGGACTCTTCACTGCAGGCGGCCCGGCAGGCATCCAAAACTACGTCAACTGGCTTGCGCAGCAGTGTTCGTCACCGGACGGCGGAACGGTCGCTTGCCCGCCCGGCACGCTGGGCGGCCAGTTCTGGTCCGCCACGGCCACCACGTTCTTCTTCACAGTGGTGACGGTGGCATTCGAAACTGTCCTGGGTTTCTGGATGGCCATGATCATGGCCCGCGAGTTCCGTGGCCGCAGCCTGGTCCGCGCAGCTGTCCTGGTGCCGTGGGCCATCCCCACTGCCGTAACGGCCAAGCTCTGGTTCTTCATCTTCGCCTTCGAGGGCATTGCCAACAAGCTGTTCAACACCACCATCCTGTGGACGGGCAGCGAGTGGCCGGCCAAGTGGGCCGTGGTCATCGCGGACGTCTGGAAGACCACACCTTTCATGGCCTTGCTGATCCTTGCAGGCCTGCAGATGATTCCGGCGGACGTCTACGAAGCAGCAAAGGTGGACGGAGCCACTGCCTGGCAGCGATTCCGCCTGATCACCCTGCCGCTGGTAAAACCGGCACTTATGGTGGCAATCCTCTTCAGGACACTGGACGCGCTGCGTATGTTCGACCTGCCCTACATCCTGACCGGCGGCGCGAACAACACCACCACCCTGTCCATCCTGGTGATCAACCAAATCAGGCAGGGCTTCAACTCGGCAGCCGCGCTGTCCACCATCACCTTCATCATCATCTTCCTCGTCGCCTTCATATTCGTGCGCTTCCTTGGGGCGAACGTCGTTGAGCAGAGCGGCGCCACCGGAAAGGGGAAGAAATGA
- a CDS encoding carbohydrate ABC transporter permease, whose amino-acid sequence MTTATADASALRAQQDKGRKAAQNREKWAQGRTYLSAAIILLWCLAPAYWMVVTAFREVGFTYDTSILPTHVTLDNFKTAFDTSFGNRFGQALLNSVFIGGVVTLVSLLIGVFAAYALARLNFKGKFLVLGFILGASMFPGVALITPLFQLFTNIGWMGTYQALIIPNISFVLPLTVYTMTSFFREMPWELEESARVDGCTQGQAFRKVIMPLAAPAIFTTAILAFISSWNEFLIASQLSSDATQPVTVAIANFAGAQPNQIPYTAIMAAGTIVTIPLVILVLVFQRKIVAGLTAGAVK is encoded by the coding sequence ATGACCACGGCAACAGCAGATGCCTCGGCGCTGCGGGCCCAACAGGACAAAGGCCGCAAGGCCGCCCAGAACAGGGAGAAGTGGGCACAGGGGCGCACGTACCTCAGCGCCGCCATCATCCTGCTCTGGTGCCTGGCACCGGCGTACTGGATGGTGGTCACTGCCTTCCGCGAGGTGGGCTTCACCTACGACACGTCGATCCTGCCCACCCATGTGACGCTGGACAACTTCAAGACGGCCTTCGACACGTCCTTCGGGAACAGGTTCGGCCAGGCGCTGCTGAACAGTGTGTTCATCGGCGGCGTAGTGACGCTGGTATCCCTGCTCATTGGCGTGTTCGCGGCCTACGCACTGGCCCGGCTGAACTTCAAGGGCAAGTTCCTGGTGCTTGGCTTCATCCTGGGTGCTTCGATGTTCCCCGGCGTTGCCCTGATCACCCCACTGTTCCAGCTGTTCACCAATATCGGCTGGATGGGCACCTACCAGGCGCTGATTATCCCGAACATCTCCTTCGTGCTCCCGCTGACGGTCTACACCATGACGTCGTTCTTCCGCGAGATGCCGTGGGAACTGGAGGAATCCGCCCGTGTGGACGGTTGCACCCAGGGACAGGCCTTCCGAAAGGTCATCATGCCCCTGGCCGCGCCGGCAATCTTCACCACGGCAATCCTGGCGTTCATTTCATCGTGGAATGAGTTCCTGATTGCCAGCCAGCTGTCCAGCGACGCAACCCAGCCGGTGACGGTGGCCATCGCCAACTTCGCCGGGGCACAGCCCAACCAGATCCCATACACGGCCATCATGGCCGCGGGCACCATCGTCACCATCCCGCTGGTGATCCTGGTGCTGGTCTTCCAGCGCAAAATTGTCGCCGGCCTCACGGCAGGTGCAGTCAAGTGA